One region of Clavibacter michiganensis subsp. tessellarius genomic DNA includes:
- a CDS encoding signal peptidase I, which produces MTAEGAVTATRRGDRDALAAARRDAVEAARARSRPRRSVGVVVRDAVITLLGLAGVVVIAWTVLSRMLGLSLVVLLTGSMAPTLPTGSVAIMVDAVPAADLHVGDVIKVQRPGYDLPVTHRIISIGAVTGEVEQPSAGVDPQDPAARQVVLQGDANETADPAPYVIASADRVVFGVPYLGYANRILHTPLVLVGIVGALLLLFIGTSLPSGRSRGRRVAGADAEPEDGPADDRHVATAAAMSAPARARRSALTTAAAPTPDVAPAVTATALDASALDASAGGDPAAAPAPLSRREARAAATAGRARSRRSGHAERAAQTARESHAAHAAHAARASRPSRGARPERAERAADAPRAAHSARAARPARSADAPRTTRAGRTAEMPPVVDAAPAVDARPVADAAPAVGARPAVDAPAAADSRRAARSSRSAATPRNAPAPRAAHSARTADAPRPSRTADTRPTRRSSFVPLPSADAASAPTVVTGSAVAASSDTAAAAQAVPPIASAAPAPAPAPAPAPAPAPAAAPMSAAPAASAAPTTPLATPPLAADALRPRDRGHRASGRRAR; this is translated from the coding sequence ATGACCGCCGAGGGCGCCGTGACGGCGACACGGAGAGGGGACCGCGACGCGCTCGCGGCCGCCCGCCGTGACGCCGTCGAGGCCGCCCGCGCGCGGTCGCGGCCCCGGCGCTCGGTCGGCGTCGTCGTGCGCGACGCCGTCATCACCCTGCTGGGGCTCGCGGGCGTGGTCGTCATCGCGTGGACCGTGCTGTCGCGGATGCTCGGGCTCTCGCTCGTGGTGCTGCTCACCGGGTCGATGGCGCCGACGCTGCCGACCGGGTCCGTCGCGATCATGGTCGACGCCGTGCCCGCCGCCGACCTGCACGTGGGCGACGTCATCAAGGTGCAGCGGCCGGGGTACGACCTGCCGGTCACGCACCGCATCATCTCGATCGGCGCGGTCACGGGCGAGGTCGAGCAGCCGTCGGCGGGGGTGGATCCGCAGGATCCGGCCGCCCGCCAGGTCGTCCTCCAGGGCGACGCGAACGAGACCGCCGATCCGGCGCCGTACGTCATCGCGTCGGCCGACCGCGTCGTGTTCGGCGTGCCGTACCTCGGCTACGCCAACCGGATCCTGCACACGCCGCTCGTGCTCGTCGGGATCGTGGGCGCGCTGCTGCTGCTGTTCATCGGGACGTCGCTGCCGTCCGGACGGAGCCGCGGCCGCCGGGTCGCCGGAGCGGACGCCGAGCCGGAGGACGGTCCCGCGGACGACCGGCACGTCGCGACCGCGGCCGCCATGTCCGCGCCGGCCCGCGCCCGTCGCTCCGCGCTGACGACGGCGGCTGCGCCGACGCCGGACGTGGCACCGGCCGTCACCGCGACGGCCCTCGACGCGTCGGCCCTCGACGCGTCGGCGGGCGGCGACCCCGCCGCCGCGCCCGCTCCGCTGAGCCGCCGCGAGGCGCGTGCCGCCGCCACGGCCGGTCGCGCCCGCTCGCGCCGCTCGGGCCACGCGGAGCGCGCCGCGCAGACGGCCCGGGAGTCGCACGCGGCCCATGCGGCCCATGCGGCCCGCGCGTCCCGCCCGTCCCGTGGCGCGCGTCCGGAGCGTGCGGAGCGCGCGGCCGACGCGCCGCGCGCCGCCCACTCCGCGCGTGCCGCCCGTCCCGCCCGTTCCGCGGATGCGCCCCGCACGACGCGCGCCGGCCGGACCGCCGAGATGCCGCCGGTCGTGGATGCCGCGCCCGCCGTGGACGCCCGACCGGTCGCGGATGCGGCGCCCGCCGTGGGTGCCCGCCCGGCCGTGGACGCTCCGGCCGCCGCCGACTCCCGTCGCGCCGCGCGCTCGAGCCGGTCCGCCGCGACGCCGCGGAACGCGCCGGCGCCGCGGGCCGCGCACTCCGCGCGCACCGCCGACGCGCCGCGCCCGTCGCGCACGGCCGACACCCGGCCGACCCGCCGGTCGTCCTTCGTCCCGCTGCCCTCGGCGGATGCGGCGAGCGCGCCGACCGTCGTGACCGGCTCCGCGGTCGCCGCCTCGTCGGACACCGCGGCTGCCGCCCAGGCCGTGCCGCCGATCGCGTCCGCCGCGCCCGCGCCCGCGCCCGCACCCGCGCCCGCGCCCGCTCCCGCACCCGC
- a CDS encoding SipW-dependent-type signal peptide-containing protein has protein sequence MSRRTKTMAFLSGGLVLGLGVTATLAAWTDSEWVFGGGNGSGPGLGTSTFEVEQNVVAPFAGTGFTQSETNPGQDLTFSPGALALIPGNTVYAPVALRTVAGSVAGTLLLQDSEPAAGTANAAVDANNLLLNALTLRVATSATSATCDATTFATAANVIATGPLATAEPTAAQVQALAANSTSVQYYCFEITLPTAPTLPTGTTVDALQGRAVTPAWEFVGTSVASVN, from the coding sequence ATGTCGCGTCGCACCAAGACCATGGCGTTCCTGTCCGGGGGCCTCGTCCTCGGCCTCGGCGTCACGGCCACCCTCGCCGCATGGACCGACTCCGAGTGGGTCTTCGGTGGCGGCAACGGCAGCGGCCCCGGCCTCGGCACCTCGACCTTCGAGGTCGAGCAGAACGTCGTCGCGCCGTTCGCCGGCACCGGATTCACGCAGAGCGAGACCAACCCCGGCCAGGACCTCACGTTCTCGCCCGGAGCCCTCGCGCTCATCCCCGGCAACACGGTCTACGCGCCCGTCGCGCTCCGCACCGTCGCGGGATCCGTCGCCGGCACGCTCCTCCTGCAGGACTCGGAGCCCGCCGCGGGCACCGCGAACGCCGCGGTGGACGCGAACAACCTCCTCCTCAACGCGCTGACCCTCCGGGTCGCGACCTCGGCGACGTCGGCCACCTGCGACGCGACGACCTTCGCCACCGCGGCCAACGTCATCGCCACCGGGCCCCTCGCCACCGCCGAGCCGACCGCGGCGCAGGTGCAGGCGCTCGCCGCGAACAGCACCTCCGTCCAGTACTACTGCTTCGAGATCACGCTGCCCACGGCCCCGACCCTGCCGACCGGCACCACGGTCGACGCGCTCCAGGGCCGCGCGGTCACGCCGGCGTGGGAGTTCGTCGGCACGTCCGTCGCGTCGGTCAACTAG
- a CDS encoding MinD/ParA family ATP-binding protein: MTDDTQDPGPRDGAARDASASEPPILSRRELRRRQQEMEQNRSSGGSGDAHRWVDPFPAVPRTSEGGLFGPDRVRPGSPAPVAVDDPTSGDDESDGIDDLAPGAEPVDARDDAADLPVGAVGARTDDDADTGDVEVVGTRAFDELFVDDEREAEVDAAEDADDAAEELPAGATAPGDAPSPFDAVVAPAVGSAWAVPAPHVVNAHPFRMPLRPSAEVDGEVDGDASGDASAETASAAAAEQADTRQVPITPAMPERTAAAAPASAPEPHPVSSLPPAPVDVEEPDDDRRPGSDLTAFPDADPQRYVMRTPRADAATSALTLFPEQTGQRPPRGPVVARTGFRGFLNSVTGGVFKIAPGAEEAAANAEVSRREGDERVIRQATWSRAVSVLVANRKGGVGKTPTSLILGGVLGSIRGGSVAVVEVTDDPGALGYRAEGQPTRGLGELVRDRDEIHSAGQLAGYTAPQTSFASVVASVGPRRELTGDDVIGVSRLIDEYYAMRVMDSGNQPSSSAFRGAIEVTDVLVVPVLNAGDAVLEAVALLDFLRELGGHAAMLADNAVIIRLHDGRPEDPAVVARIDRILEDARPAQIFTVPYDAHIAERGPISLASLDPEVARAFTAATAGVVQRLAHAVR; encoded by the coding sequence ATGACCGACGACACGCAGGACCCGGGCCCCCGCGACGGCGCAGCGCGCGACGCGAGCGCATCCGAGCCCCCCATCCTGAGCCGACGCGAGCTGCGTCGCCGCCAGCAGGAGATGGAGCAGAACCGCTCCTCCGGCGGCTCGGGCGACGCGCACCGCTGGGTGGATCCGTTCCCCGCGGTCCCCCGCACCTCCGAGGGCGGGCTGTTCGGTCCCGACCGCGTGCGTCCCGGATCCCCGGCCCCCGTCGCGGTGGACGACCCCACCTCCGGCGACGACGAGTCCGACGGCATCGACGACCTGGCGCCCGGCGCCGAGCCCGTCGACGCGCGGGACGACGCGGCCGACCTCCCCGTCGGCGCGGTCGGCGCCCGCACCGACGACGACGCGGACACCGGCGACGTCGAGGTCGTGGGCACGCGCGCGTTCGACGAGCTGTTCGTCGACGACGAGCGCGAGGCCGAGGTCGACGCCGCCGAGGACGCCGACGACGCGGCCGAGGAGCTCCCCGCCGGCGCCACCGCGCCGGGCGACGCCCCCTCCCCCTTCGACGCGGTCGTCGCGCCGGCGGTCGGATCCGCGTGGGCCGTCCCCGCGCCCCACGTCGTGAACGCGCACCCGTTCCGGATGCCGCTGCGCCCGTCGGCCGAGGTCGACGGCGAGGTCGACGGCGACGCGTCGGGCGACGCGAGCGCCGAGACCGCGTCGGCCGCCGCCGCCGAGCAGGCGGACACGCGCCAGGTGCCGATCACCCCGGCGATGCCCGAGCGCACCGCGGCGGCCGCGCCGGCCTCCGCGCCCGAGCCGCACCCCGTCTCCTCCCTCCCCCCGGCTCCCGTGGACGTCGAGGAGCCCGACGACGACCGCCGCCCCGGCAGCGACCTCACGGCGTTCCCCGACGCGGATCCGCAGCGCTACGTCATGCGCACCCCGCGCGCCGACGCCGCCACGAGCGCCCTCACCCTCTTCCCCGAGCAGACCGGCCAGCGCCCGCCGCGCGGCCCCGTCGTCGCGCGCACCGGGTTCCGCGGCTTCCTCAACAGCGTCACGGGCGGGGTCTTCAAGATCGCGCCGGGCGCCGAGGAGGCCGCCGCCAACGCGGAGGTCTCCCGCCGCGAGGGCGACGAGCGCGTGATCCGCCAGGCCACGTGGTCGCGCGCGGTCAGCGTGCTGGTCGCGAACCGCAAGGGCGGCGTGGGCAAGACGCCCACCTCCCTCATCCTGGGCGGGGTGCTCGGCTCCATCCGCGGCGGATCCGTCGCCGTGGTCGAGGTCACCGACGATCCCGGAGCGCTCGGCTACCGCGCCGAGGGCCAGCCGACCCGGGGACTGGGCGAGCTCGTGCGCGACCGCGACGAGATCCACAGCGCGGGCCAGCTCGCCGGCTACACGGCGCCGCAGACGAGCTTCGCCTCCGTCGTCGCGTCCGTCGGTCCGCGCCGCGAGCTCACCGGCGACGACGTGATCGGCGTCTCCCGCCTCATCGACGAGTACTACGCGATGCGCGTGATGGACTCCGGCAACCAGCCGTCGTCGTCCGCCTTCCGCGGCGCGATCGAGGTCACCGACGTGCTCGTCGTCCCCGTGCTCAACGCGGGCGACGCGGTGCTCGAGGCCGTCGCGCTGCTCGACTTCCTGCGCGAGCTCGGCGGCCACGCGGCGATGCTGGCCGACAACGCCGTGATCATCCGCCTGCACGACGGACGCCCGGAGGACCCGGCGGTCGTCGCGCGCATCGACCGCATCCTCGAGGACGCCCGCCCGGCCCAGATCTTCACGGTGCCGTACGACGCGCACATCGCCGAGCGCGGACCGATCTCGCTCGCGTCGCTCGACCCCGAGGTGGCGCGCGCCTTCACGGCCGCGACCGCGGGCGTCGTGCAGCGCCTGGCGCACGCGGTCCGCTGA
- a CDS encoding MATE family efflux transporter, whose product MPALGALVAEPLFLLTDTALVGHLGSAPLAGLGIASVILQTIVGLLVFLAYATTPTVARRLGAGDRPGAIRAGIDSLWLALALGAVVLVVGLVVADPLVRTLADTGGADADPAATAAVVDAARTYLGISLAGMPAMLLVIAATGLLRGLQDTRTPLVVAVSGFAANAALNAFLIYGLGFGIAGSAWGTVIAQWGMAAVFVLIAVHAARETGTTLRPGLRGVARSAASGGWLLVRTASLRAAILATVAVGAGLGVTGLATLQIALTLFSTVAFVLDALAIAGQALVGHGLGSDDVPRVRAVSRRLVQWGVGLGAVLGLVLAALSPLLGPVFTGDADIHRMLTAVTLVLAVGLPVAGYVFVLDGVLIGAGDARYLALAGLVNLAIYAPALILVAWLTETGRVAGTPALLALWAAFGLVYIGARALTLGLRARGDRWIVTGVARA is encoded by the coding sequence GTGCCCGCGCTCGGCGCGCTCGTGGCCGAGCCGCTGTTCCTCCTCACCGACACGGCGCTCGTCGGCCACCTCGGAAGCGCGCCGCTCGCGGGCCTCGGCATCGCCAGCGTGATCCTGCAGACGATCGTCGGCCTCCTCGTCTTCCTGGCCTACGCGACGACGCCCACCGTGGCGCGGCGGCTCGGCGCGGGCGACCGGCCGGGCGCGATCCGCGCGGGCATCGACAGCCTGTGGCTGGCGCTCGCGCTCGGCGCGGTGGTGCTGGTCGTGGGGCTCGTGGTCGCGGATCCGCTCGTGCGCACCCTCGCCGACACCGGCGGCGCGGACGCGGACCCGGCCGCGACCGCCGCCGTGGTCGACGCCGCGCGCACCTACCTCGGCATCTCGCTCGCCGGGATGCCCGCGATGCTCCTCGTCATCGCCGCGACCGGCCTCCTCCGCGGCCTCCAGGACACGCGCACCCCGCTCGTCGTCGCCGTCTCCGGCTTCGCGGCGAACGCGGCCCTCAACGCGTTCCTCATCTACGGGCTCGGGTTCGGCATCGCCGGATCCGCGTGGGGCACCGTCATCGCGCAGTGGGGCATGGCCGCCGTCTTCGTCCTGATCGCCGTGCACGCCGCCCGCGAGACCGGCACGACCCTGCGGCCCGGCCTCCGCGGCGTCGCGCGCTCGGCGGCCTCCGGCGGCTGGCTGCTGGTGCGCACGGCGTCGCTCCGGGCGGCGATCCTCGCCACGGTGGCGGTGGGCGCGGGGCTCGGGGTCACGGGGCTCGCGACCCTGCAGATCGCGCTCACCCTCTTCTCGACCGTCGCGTTCGTGCTCGACGCCCTCGCCATCGCGGGCCAAGCGCTCGTCGGCCACGGCCTCGGCTCCGACGACGTGCCGCGCGTCCGCGCGGTATCCCGCCGCCTCGTGCAGTGGGGCGTCGGCCTCGGCGCGGTCCTCGGCCTCGTGCTCGCCGCGCTCTCCCCGCTGCTCGGGCCGGTCTTCACGGGCGACGCGGACATCCACCGCATGCTCACCGCCGTGACCCTCGTGCTCGCGGTGGGCCTGCCCGTCGCCGGCTACGTGTTCGTGCTCGACGGCGTGCTGATCGGCGCCGGCGACGCCCGCTACCTCGCCCTCGCGGGCCTCGTGAACCTCGCGATCTACGCGCCTGCGCTGATCCTCGTGGCCTGGCTCACCGAGACCGGCCGCGTCGCGGGCACCCCCGCCCTCCTCGCGCTCTGGGCGGCCTTCGGCCTCGTCTACATCGGCGCGCGGGCGCTCACGCTGGGCCTGCGGGCGCGCGGCGACCGGTGGATCGTGACGGGGGTCGCGCGGGCCTGA
- a CDS encoding aldo/keto reductase: MDAMPDTDIPTTTFPDGRTAVALAQGTWNMGDDRAARSTELDALRAGLDAGLTAIDTAEMYGSGRSEELVGEAISGRRDEVFLISKVLPSNASRRGTGEAARRSLARLGTDRLDLYLLHWRGSHPLADTVAAMQELVEEGLIRAWGVSNLDARALDELAAIPGGDAVQTDQVLYNLAQRGPEADVIPWARDRRMPVMAYSPLDQGRLATDPTLAALAEPLGVSAGQLALAWVVRQAPHVFATAKAATAAHVAENRAALDLAIPDETLEALDRAFPAPAGAGPLAMY; encoded by the coding sequence ATGGACGCGATGCCTGACACCGATATCCCCACGACCACCTTCCCCGACGGCCGCACCGCCGTCGCCCTCGCGCAGGGCACCTGGAACATGGGCGACGACCGCGCCGCCCGGTCCACCGAGCTCGACGCCCTGCGCGCCGGCCTCGACGCGGGCCTCACCGCGATCGACACCGCCGAGATGTACGGCAGCGGGCGATCCGAGGAGCTCGTCGGCGAGGCCATCTCCGGTCGCCGCGACGAGGTGTTCCTCATCAGCAAGGTGCTCCCCTCGAACGCGTCCCGCCGCGGCACGGGCGAGGCCGCCCGCCGCAGCCTCGCGCGCCTCGGCACCGACCGGCTCGACCTCTACCTGCTGCACTGGCGCGGATCCCACCCGCTGGCCGACACGGTCGCCGCGATGCAGGAGCTCGTCGAGGAGGGCCTGATCCGCGCGTGGGGCGTCAGCAACCTCGACGCCCGCGCCCTCGATGAGCTGGCCGCGATCCCCGGCGGCGACGCCGTGCAGACCGACCAGGTGCTCTACAACCTCGCCCAGCGCGGGCCCGAGGCCGACGTGATCCCGTGGGCCCGCGACCGCCGCATGCCCGTCATGGCGTACTCGCCGCTCGACCAGGGCCGGCTCGCGACGGATCCGACGCTCGCCGCCCTCGCGGAGCCGCTCGGCGTCAGCGCGGGCCAGCTCGCCCTCGCGTGGGTTGTCCGCCAGGCGCCGCACGTCTTCGCCACCGCCAAGGCCGCGACGGCCGCGCACGTCGCCGAGAACCGCGCGGCGCTCGACCTCGCGATCCCGGACGAGACGCTGGAGGCGCTCGACCGCGCGTTCCCGGCGCCCGCGGGCGCGGGTCCGCTCGCGATGTACTGA
- a CDS encoding ASCH domain-containing protein, whose translation MSDATAPVSPPDLEAAARMWAAYAEAHPQAVAAGPERTVEHFGDHARLADELLGIVLARRKRATAELVADFLARGDEVPRIGSHWIACDSTGAPRIVIRSTELRVGPFPSADADFARDEGEDDLSLESWRTQHRIYWERVSAARGAAWSEDDEIVFERFAVVWPPEHADPR comes from the coding sequence ATGAGCGATGCGACCGCGCCCGTCTCCCCGCCCGACCTCGAGGCGGCCGCGCGCATGTGGGCCGCGTACGCCGAGGCGCACCCGCAGGCCGTCGCCGCCGGGCCCGAGCGCACGGTCGAGCACTTCGGCGATCACGCGCGGCTCGCCGACGAGCTGCTCGGCATCGTGCTCGCGCGCCGCAAGCGCGCGACCGCCGAGCTGGTCGCCGACTTCCTCGCGCGCGGCGACGAGGTGCCGCGCATCGGCTCGCACTGGATCGCCTGCGACAGCACCGGGGCGCCGCGCATCGTGATCCGCAGCACCGAGCTCCGCGTCGGGCCCTTCCCCAGCGCCGACGCCGACTTCGCGCGCGACGAGGGCGAGGACGACCTCTCCCTCGAGAGCTGGCGCACGCAGCACCGCATCTACTGGGAGCGCGTGAGCGCGGCCCGCGGCGCCGCGTGGTCGGAGGACGACGAGATCGTCTTCGAGCGCTTCGCCGTGGTGTGGCCGCCGGAGCATGCGGACCCTCGGTGA
- a CDS encoding GNAT family N-acetyltransferase — MAASPLPVHLETARLRLRPLGPADADLVHRLWVERDPRHPPHRRLDEAGHPSLAEVRDRLVVQEEESLRTGIGLLAVERRDAPDAVGYCGLVVGSASVEEPEMAFELLRDAHGQGIATEAARALVDAARGTGRTRLWSTVRRWNAASLRVLEKAGFAESGRVTADPEHGDTVWMTFDLAPAATRD, encoded by the coding sequence ATGGCCGCGTCCCCGCTCCCCGTGCACCTCGAGACCGCCCGCCTCCGGCTGCGACCGCTGGGACCCGCGGACGCCGACCTCGTCCACCGGCTCTGGGTCGAGCGCGACCCGCGCCATCCGCCGCACCGCCGTCTCGACGAGGCGGGGCACCCGTCGCTCGCGGAGGTGCGCGACCGCCTCGTGGTGCAGGAGGAGGAGTCGCTCCGCACGGGGATCGGGCTGCTCGCCGTCGAGCGCCGCGACGCGCCAGATGCCGTGGGGTACTGCGGGCTCGTCGTCGGCAGCGCCTCGGTGGAGGAGCCCGAGATGGCCTTCGAGCTGCTGCGCGACGCGCACGGGCAGGGCATCGCGACGGAGGCGGCGCGCGCGCTCGTCGACGCCGCCCGCGGGACCGGCCGCACCCGCCTCTGGTCCACGGTGCGCCGCTGGAACGCCGCGTCCCTCCGCGTGCTGGAGAAGGCGGGCTTCGCGGAGAGCGGGCGGGTGACGGCGGATCCCGAGCACGGCGACACCGTGTGGATGACGTTCGACCTCGCCCCGGCGGCGACCCGCGACTAG
- a CDS encoding GNAT family N-acetyltransferase: MTTTPAPVLATARFALEPLVVAHAREMVGVLADPALYRFTGGEPPSPAALEVRFARQAAGRSPDGSARWLVWILRERATGRAAGFVQATVTDEGPTRVAEVAWLVGTATQGSGAAAECAAAMVAWLREQGVGVVRANIHPDHAASEAVARRLGLAPTDARVDGEVRWESRADDSGAGDSEAG, from the coding sequence ATGACGACGACGCCGGCCCCCGTGCTCGCCACGGCGCGGTTCGCGCTCGAGCCGCTGGTGGTCGCGCACGCGCGGGAGATGGTCGGGGTGCTGGCGGATCCGGCGCTGTACCGCTTCACCGGGGGCGAGCCGCCGTCGCCCGCCGCGCTCGAGGTGCGCTTCGCGCGGCAGGCGGCGGGGCGCTCGCCGGACGGGTCCGCGCGGTGGCTGGTGTGGATCCTCCGCGAGCGCGCGACGGGCCGCGCGGCCGGCTTCGTGCAGGCGACCGTGACCGACGAGGGGCCGACGCGCGTCGCGGAGGTCGCGTGGCTCGTCGGGACCGCGACGCAGGGATCCGGCGCGGCGGCCGAGTGCGCGGCGGCGATGGTGGCGTGGCTGCGGGAGCAGGGCGTCGGGGTGGTGCGGGCGAACATCCACCCGGATCACGCGGCGAGCGAGGCCGTGGCGCGGCGGCTCGGGCTCGCGCCCACGGACGCGCGCGTCGACGGCGAGGTGCGCTGGGAGTCGCGGGCGGACGACTCGGGGGCGGGGGACTCGGAGGCGGGCTAG
- a CDS encoding DMT family transporter, whose product MTPRGAPTPSASAFPASPPAVPGGRRIAVQFAAMGTVWGASFLFMKIALEGVSFGQVSWTRLVLGAIALGLIVAARRLPLPKERVVWLHFAVVGVVGSAIPYSLFAWAEQHVTSGVASIYNATTPIMTALLATLAFRVERLGRRQLAGIALGIAGVVVIIGPWRLTPSAEAAASGQPLLELAGQLACLGAALCYGITFGYLRRFLTHRGIPGVVTAFMQIGMGASAMLVATPFLATGPVALDLPVVLSLVVLGVVGTGLAYLWNMNVLLAWGPTATSTVTYITPVVGVALGILVLGETLHWNEPAGAALVLLGVLLSQGRRRAARGSVA is encoded by the coding sequence GTGACCCCCCGCGGCGCCCCGACGCCCTCCGCATCCGCGTTCCCCGCCTCCCCGCCAGCCGTCCCCGGCGGCCGCCGCATCGCCGTCCAGTTCGCCGCGATGGGCACGGTCTGGGGCGCGAGCTTCCTCTTCATGAAGATCGCGCTCGAGGGCGTGTCGTTCGGCCAGGTGTCGTGGACCCGGCTCGTCCTCGGCGCGATCGCGCTGGGCCTCATCGTCGCCGCCCGCCGCCTGCCGCTGCCGAAGGAGCGCGTCGTCTGGCTGCACTTCGCGGTGGTGGGCGTCGTCGGATCCGCCATCCCCTACTCGCTGTTCGCGTGGGCCGAGCAGCACGTCACGTCGGGCGTCGCGAGCATCTACAACGCGACCACGCCGATCATGACCGCCCTCCTCGCGACCCTCGCCTTCCGCGTCGAGAGGCTCGGCCGCCGGCAGCTCGCGGGCATCGCGCTCGGCATCGCGGGCGTCGTCGTGATCATCGGCCCGTGGCGCCTCACCCCGAGCGCCGAGGCCGCTGCGTCCGGCCAGCCGCTCCTCGAGCTCGCGGGCCAGCTCGCGTGCCTCGGCGCGGCCCTCTGCTACGGGATCACCTTCGGCTACCTCCGCCGCTTCCTCACCCACCGCGGCATCCCGGGCGTCGTGACGGCCTTCATGCAGATCGGCATGGGCGCCTCCGCGATGCTCGTCGCGACCCCGTTCCTCGCGACCGGACCCGTGGCGCTCGACCTCCCCGTCGTGCTCAGCCTCGTGGTGCTCGGCGTCGTCGGCACGGGCCTCGCGTACCTCTGGAACATGAACGTGCTGCTCGCCTGGGGCCCCACCGCCACCTCGACCGTCACGTACATCACGCCGGTCGTGGGCGTCGCGCTCGGGATCCTCGTGCTCGGCGAGACCCTGCACTGGAACGAGCCCGCCGGCGCCGCCCTCGTGCTCCTCGGCGTGCTCCTCTCGCAGGGGCGCCGCCGTGCCGCGCGCGGATCCGTCGCCTGA
- a CDS encoding ribbon-helix-helix protein, CopG family yields MARIINGREVDESQVDEWVDEAEAGYDVGALRSRWGRAPRGESAAKVIPVRLTDAELEAVMARAQREGLNRSEAIRAALDAWSHAA; encoded by the coding sequence ATGGCGCGCATCATCAACGGCAGGGAAGTCGACGAGTCCCAGGTCGACGAGTGGGTCGACGAGGCGGAGGCGGGATACGACGTCGGCGCGCTCCGCTCCCGCTGGGGTCGCGCTCCCCGTGGGGAGTCAGCCGCGAAGGTCATCCCCGTGCGCCTCACCGACGCCGAGCTCGAGGCCGTCATGGCGCGCGCGCAGCGCGAGGGGCTGAACCGCTCCGAGGCCATCCGCGCGGCGCTGGACGCCTGGTCCCACGCCGCGTGA
- the nucS gene encoding endonuclease NucS, producing the protein MRLVIARCSVDYAGRLSAHLPLATRLLMVKADGSLLVHSDGGSYKPLNWMSPPCSIVEVEPDDDQALAGVREIWRVVQPKTADMLVVSIHEVLHDSAHDLGVDPGLVKDGVEAHLQKLLAEQIHLLGDGHELVRREYMTAIGPVDILARDASGKSVAVELKRRGDIDGVEQLTRYLELMNRDPHLAPVTGVYAAQEIKPQARTLAEDRGIRCLLLDYDAMRGMDDGHSRLF; encoded by the coding sequence GTGCGTCTCGTCATCGCCCGCTGCTCCGTCGACTACGCCGGCCGCCTCAGCGCGCATCTCCCCCTCGCCACCCGCCTCCTCATGGTCAAGGCCGACGGGAGCCTCCTCGTCCACTCGGACGGCGGCTCCTACAAGCCGCTGAACTGGATGAGCCCGCCCTGCTCGATCGTCGAGGTCGAGCCCGACGACGACCAGGCGCTCGCGGGCGTCCGCGAGATCTGGCGCGTCGTGCAGCCGAAGACGGCGGACATGCTCGTCGTCTCGATCCACGAGGTGCTGCACGACTCCGCGCACGACCTCGGCGTCGACCCGGGCCTCGTGAAGGACGGCGTGGAGGCGCACCTGCAGAAGCTGCTTGCCGAGCAGATCCACCTGCTGGGCGACGGCCACGAGCTCGTGCGCCGCGAGTACATGACGGCGATCGGGCCGGTCGACATCCTCGCGCGCGACGCGTCCGGCAAGTCGGTCGCGGTGGAGCTCAAGCGCCGCGGCGACATCGACGGCGTCGAGCAGCTCACCCGCTACCTCGAGCTGATGAACCGGGATCCGCACCTCGCGCCGGTCACGGGCGTCTACGCCGCGCAGGAGATCAAGCCGCAGGCCCGCACGCTCGCCGAGGACCGCGGCATCCGCTGCCTCCTGCTCGACTACGACGCGATGCGCGGGATGGACGACGGGCACTCGCGCCTCTTCTGA